The genome window ACCCGATTTGAAAATTTGTCACAAGGCTATGGGGCGGAAGGAGTATCGTAACACTCCGATGATTGATAATGCAGTGAAATTATTGATTTATGTGATAATCTATAGGATTCTTACTGTTGGAAGTGATCCTGTATCCCGCTCCTGAAAAATTACACACCCTGATCCGCCAGATATCCGTCGATCAGCTTTTTTGTTTGAAGCAGGCCATCAGGCTCCCTTATTTCTATGACCCACCATCTGCATCCTGCATCTTGCAGGAGATCGAGACGATGTCTGATATCATTGATCTGTTCAGGGGGCACATGCCCGACTCCTGCCAATTCAGTGTGGTATATGTGTGCGTTTAAAATATTGCCGGAATGGGGAGCGATAAAATCGCTAACAGCATACTGCTGGGTGCATACGGATTCACAAGCATGCGCATGGCCTATATCGCATGTTACAAAAGCTCCGGTTTTGCGGATAAGTTTTTCAAACAAGTTGGGCTTGCTTGTCCATCCCCAGGCAAGATTTTCAAGACAGATCTTGACCCCTTGTTTTGCTCCAAGTTGAACTATTTGTCTTAGATTAACGATGGTATCTTTCCAGGAAAGAAGTTGTGTGGAATTATGCCCAAGCCCTATATGAACCGTTACATGATCAAAATCAGCTTTTGCGACAAGACGAATTATGCTACTGAAAACATCAATAGCTGCTTTTGACTTTGCATAGTCGCTATGCCCGAAGTCCATCCGGTTGAATGGACAGTGAAAACGAATTTCAAGGGGATGAAAAAATGACATTTTTTTTACCCACGCTGACTCTTCCTCCGGGGTTTTGGGGAGGTTATCCAGATCAAAAGACCAGTCTATCCCTGAAAAACCATGAACCATGGCGAATTCCTTAAGTTCATTAATATCATTTAAAAAATTGCATAAAACAAGTTTAGGCCTCACTGTGATTCACCTTTGGGTAGATATTTTTATAAATTAGTTAATACTTGAAACAATATGTTTAAAACTCTGATAAGTCAAATTTGAATTTCCGATAAATATTTTGCGGCAATTGATTAAAACCGATTTATCAAAATAAAAATTTACGAATTTCAAAATTTACAAAATGCTGCATGAATGCTATATTTTATTATAAACAGGGATTTAAAGGGATTTTGTGTAATTTCTCGATACATAATGCAAAAGAATATTTCAAAAAAGTGTATTCTCATTCTCCTGGATGGAATAGGGGATCGTTCGTACAGGCAATTTAATCATCAAACACCTCTGCAGGCCGCTCGAACTCCTGTGCTCGATTCATTGTCAAAAAACAGTGCAAACGGTCTTTACCATGCTGCATTGATAGGCCAGGCTCTTCCCAGTGAAAACGCTCACCTTCTTATGTTTGGCTATGATATTACCGATTTTCCGGGCAGGGGGGCACTCGAAGCCCTGGGCGCAGGAATTGATATTTCCAATGATGATGTTGCCATACTATCTCATTTCGTCAGCTTAAGGGAGTTTGGCAGACACCTTACAGTAGAGGACAACAAACCTGAAGTAACGGCAGAGGAGACTTCAGAGTTTATAAAAACCGTATCTGCTTATGAAACAGGTCATGTGAAAATCAGTTTTGTGCCGACAGGAGGAATACGCGGAATAATTATCCTTTCCGGAGATGTGGCTCCTTATATTACTGATTCAGATCCATTTATAACCGGCATGAACATGATTTCAGTGGCGCCGTGGTTGAATTACGGAAATGATAATTTTTCATTAAACGCGGCTTCCGCACTTAATAAATATCTTGCATGGGTATATCAGCGTTTAAAAGATCATCCAGCAAACCGGATGCGTACAGATAAAGGGAAAATGCCGATTAACGGGATTGTAACCCAGCGGTCGGGACGGTTGAAAAAAATAACGCCTTTTCAAGTTCGTTACGGCTTAAAAGGACTCTCCATCGCGTCAGGATTGGTTTACTGGGGCATTAGCACCTTTGTAGGCATGGATATTGAAAAAGTTACAGATACAAAAGATCCTGCCGATGATATGGCAAAACGTTTAGCGCTGGCACATAAGAGGATAAAAGATGGATACGAATTTGTGCATGTGCATACAAAAGTTGCCGATGAAGCCGCCCATACTAAAGATCCCGCTGCAAAAAAAGCTGCAATTGAGGCCATAGACGCCGGGATAGGGTTGGAAATAGAATCTATTAAAAATGATCCTGATATTCTTCTGGTTGTAACTGCAGATCATTCAACACCAAGCTCCGGGCCACTTATCCATTCTGGTGAGTCGGTTCCTGTTATGTTTTACGGAACCGGGGTGAGGCGTGATAATGTCAGTGAATTTAATGAGATCAGTGCCGCCCCGGGAGTCTTGGGAAATTTACGGGGAAAGGAGCTTATTTATATGATTTTAAATCATCTTGATCGTTCAAAGCTCCATGGGATAATGGACACACCTGTCGATCAGCCCTACTGGCCTGGCGTATGTGAGCCCTTCGATAATAGTATCAAATGCAAAAAATAGAGTATAAAACAGGCGTAATTCATGGCAGGTTTCAGATCCTGCACAATGATCATATAAAATATCTTCTGGCAGGAAAAAAAATGTGCAGACATCTTGTGGTGGGAATAACGAACCCTGACCCGTTTTTAACCAGACAGGAAGATGCAGATCCAAACAGAAATGCTCCCCAGGCAAACCCTTTAACCTATTATGAACGCTATGTTATGGTAGGCTCAGCTCTTGAGGAAGCAGGGGTAAGTCCCAGGGAATTTTCAATAGTACCCTTTCCGATCAGCCTCCCCGAGCTTTACAAATACTATGTGCCCATGGATGCTGTATTTTTTCTTTCAATATATGATGAATGGGGCAAAAAAAAATTAAACATGTTTAAGGCACAGGGACTTGAAATCAATCTGCTGTGGGAAGTTCCTCCTGAAAAAAAAGGAATCAGCGCAAGTGATGTCAGGGCAGGCATAAAAAATGGAGAGCCCTGGGAACATTTGGTTCCTCCGAGTGTCTCGGAGCTCATAAAAAAATGGAATATTGTGGCCAGACTAAAAGCCTAAGAGATACGATATTGTTAAAGAATGGATAGAAGCAACAAAGGCAAATTGAAATAGTTCCTTGTTTTTTTGTAAATTTTAACCGGTTTACCCGGGTTAGGCTTAAACTCAGATGGATGAACTTAAATGTATTTTTTGTGGTAAGGTGGCAGAGATCCGGGGTAGGTGATCTAATGCTCGTGTGGTCTGCAGGTCATGCGGAATGGAAACAACACTAAATGATTACAGAGACCAGATAGAGGCCTGGATTGATCAAGTATGGAAAATGCTTGCCTGAGCTGGCGCTCATAAATATGGAAAAAACGCTGGTAAAAGCGGTAACCGGCAAATTTTTTCAACTCCTGTTCGCAAAAGTAATTGTGAAAAACAAACCTCAAAATTAAGCCTGCGATAGGTTTACAATGCCTCCCATTCACGCTGACACCCGAAGCCAAGAAAAAAAACTTTAGCAAATACGACTTCTAACAAGGCATACGCAAATGCAAAAACATCACGGCTTTGGGTGTCAGCGTGATGGGATTTTTATATTTCGTTTTACTCTTTGATCCTCCTGAGCTCAATTTTGACTCGATTCTTTGAATTAGGGCATTCCCATATTTGAACATCAGGATCCTCACCAAAGGGAAAAGTGCCTCCAAACTGCAAGGTTTTCACCCACCCCAAAATATTGTGATAGAAATACCCGCAAAATTCACCACATTTATGAAGGCTCAATTCAAATTCATCTCCAACCTTCATTCCAATAGTACAGCTACTTTTTGTTTCAATGACCTTGGCTACCACTTTGTTGCCGATTTTTGGATACGATACTGACATTTTTTCCTCCTTTTGTATATAGGTTATTAACAAAATAGCATAAAAACTTATACCTTGCAAGGCCATAAATTGCGCTTTTTCAATGGTCTGAACATAAATATAGACCGTCAGATTGATGAAAAATGGAAAACAGCATTCTGTTTTTGGCAATGGGTCAACAATTGCTTAAAGCATCTGTTTTTCTCCAACATGGATTCCGAGTCAGGTATAATAGAAAAAAAGGCACTACTTCCAATGACAATCAATTTGGTTTTTGCCCTGGTCATTGCTACATTGAGGCGGTTGGGGCTGTTTAGAAACTCACTGAGCAGATGATCCGGGTCAGATGAGGTTATTCCAAAAATAATAACATCCCGCTCTGCTCCCTGAACACGTTCAATGGTATCCACAAGAGGAAGTTGTAAATCTTCCGGCATTTTTTTATCACCAAGCCTTTTGATAATGGCATTGTTTTGGGCTCTGTGGGGTGAAATCAAAGCCATTTGATCAGACGGCACTCCATGTGCCATTAATCTGTGGGCCAGTGCGGCCATCAGTTCTGCTTCCATATCTGATTTCCGGGAACATCCCTGATGATCAGTTAATATCAGTACAACCGGTTTTGCAGGGTCAAGGATCTTGTCATATTGATGCGTTAACTCAGGATTTATAGTGACCATATTATGTAAAGGCTTATTCAGGGCAAGCCTGGCATGGGCATTGGAAGGCGCCGGGTGCAGCATACTTTCATACCATGTTCTGCCGGGGAACGCACAGATTTCCTTGTTCATGCGATAGGTAATATTAAGTGTCTCCTGGTGTGATTCAGGATATATATCCAGAAAATTTGCCATAATGGATCGGTTCAAAAGCAGACCGGCCGGTTCTTCGGGATATTCCCCATAATCCCCCAGCACGATGGGCGGCAACTGATTGACATCCCCCAGAAACAGAAAATTACCTTTGCTGTAAATCAGGCTCAGCAGAGCCTGGGGCACCGGCACCTGGGAGGCTTCATCAAAAATAACCCAGTCAAGGGCCGAGGGAAAATCTTTGTTTTTGCTGTTAAAAAGATTATAAAAGCCATATCCTGTGGCACCCAGAATCAGCCAGGGTTTGGCCAGGAGATCATCTGCATCGCTTGCATCACCCCGGAATTCCACCTCCATCAATTTGCTGTTTTTTTCATCTATTTTTTCAGACTGAATCTTTTCAGACTGAATCTTTTCAGGCTGAATCTTTTCGGACGGGCTTTTTTCAGGCTGGCTGGCCTTTCCCCACTTTATGCAATGGCCAGGAAAAATGTCCGGCAAATATTGATTCACAAGCAAGACTACCTTTTTCAATACTGTATCAATGGCTTGATGGGTCAAAGCGCTCACGCCGATGCGAAGGGGCATTTTCGCTTCATGGGCCTGCATAATCAAGGCAATTAAAATCCAGCCGAGCAGATGTGTTTTGCCTGTTCCGGGAGGGCCTTGTATCATACTGCTCCGGTATTGGAAGGGGAGGGCCAAAGCAGATTGCTGGGAAGGGTTCAGACCGGTATTATTGCGGGTCAGCCATTTTTTCAGCCAGGTCAATGAATCATAAGATTGTCGGCCCAAAGATTCTCCTGCGAGCAGTTGCTGCAAAGAATGGGGCCGGCCTTCTGTAGAATGAGTGGCTGTAAAAAGAGTTGTTGCAACATGGATCAGCTTTGCCTGGTTCCAGTCGCTGATATCCTCTTCTATGGAGTATAAAAGATTTCTACTTAAATGTATTTTCCCGGATCTGGAAAGAAGTGATATTTCTCCTGCCTCCATATCATATTCAGCCATGATAACAGGAAAACCATTTTGGATATCAAAAATACCATGGGGTGTAAGCTTGAGAAAATCTCCTTTACGAAACTTTGAGGGGCAGGTTCTATCGGATGTTTTTAAGATATAAAGAAAACGTCCTTCATGATCCAGCCTTGTATGGAGAAAGCTTAAGTACCCGATGGCCCTGAATCTCAGCATCCTTTCCTGAAGTGTTAGTTCCTGGAGTGTTAATATATCATTCTCCTGTAATCGTTGCTCCTCTTTGATGAATCCCAGATACGGCAAAACTCTGGGGTCTTTTTCCAGGCTTGAATCCCATTCCTGTACCCATTGACTTTCCAGATAAAGGCATGCCTTTGCATATAGTTCAATCATAATGGACAGGCTGGATTTGACCATTGATTTAAACCCTGCTAATTCTAATTTGGCTAATTCCGGGCCACCCGCCCCATGATTATGGAACAGGGTTTCGGGATGGCCAACTTCAGCATTGCACCCAAACAGATGACCCAGGGTGAATAAAGAAACAACTCCAGGGGCGGGCATGTAAAAATGAGCCTTAAAAACCCTTCGCAAATCTGTCCACGGGCTGGGCTGGGTCTGCCATAAAAACCTGGGTTCCTTTCCTTGTTCGGCCTCTCCCCATTGAAGAAGATCCAGCCGGGATCCCGAACCAAAATGAAAAATATGGGGACATTTGTTATTAAATATGCTTTTTTCCCATAAATTTGAAAGCAGCCCGGCAAATTTATGCCATGCTTCTTTTCGTTCTTGTTCGTTTCCCATTATCCACACATGGGATTCAATCGGAGTACCCAAAAAATCAATTGGATCTATCACCTGTAATCCAAGAGCGCATGGAAGTCCGGTCAAAGGGTCTTTTGTCAGATGGATAAAAAAGACCCGTGAAATATTAGAAGGAAAAAGGCGGGTCTTCTTTTTTATAAGGAAGATTCGATTTTCCAAAAAAGCTGCGCAACGCCATAAAACCTGTTTTTTCTGTTCTAAAGTAAAGCCTGTTTCCCTGCCTTCGGGATCTTCAGCCCTATAATTTTTAGGGGATATTTTTTCAAGGGCTGCGTGGGTTTGGGCAATGGCAGCGCATCCCATCTTACGCAATTTTAATAATTCCCCCACGGTTAATCCTGGTAAAAATTGTATATCTTCATTTTCAAGGGCATTCTGATAGCAGGCTGGATACCAGTCACAGGATATACAATGGGACTGGAGCCTGTGATCCGCAGCAGATGCCGGTTGGGAGCAAAAAAATTGAATGGTTTGAAAAAGCATGGGAAAAGCAGCAAGATAAGCTTTAAGATCAAACCTGTGCTTTTCATATTGTCTGTTTTTTTCAGGTGAGCGAATGATTAAAAATCCCGTCCCTGCCACCCTGGCTGAAATGTCATGGAACTTTATTATTTTTTCCAAAAGCCATGCATAAAATGCAACCTGCCATTTATGATGAAAACGCGGGGATGTGCTGCTTTTGATATCTCCCACTTCAATTACAGCTTTTTTTATCCCATTAATTTTTTTTGCTGATAAGATAAGAAGATCAGGAACCCCTATCCCGTTCATATCCAAGCCGTCCTGATTCAAATTCTCCTGGTACAGGTCATCCACCTTGAGCAGGCATTGTGAAAGAAAAACAGGTTTTGTGCCATAACTATCATTGGCAGGATTATGGGATATGATCTTTGGAATCAACCTGTCAATCTGTTCTATAAATGCTTTAAAGCACAAATCCTGCGATTCTGTAGTTTTCATGGAGATGATAGTTGCCCCTTGTTTCTTCAGATCTCCCAGCACCTGTTCTTCATGGATGATTCCCTGGTTCATTAAAAAAGTTCTAAACTTGTCATGGTTTGAAGAACCCCCTGTTTGAATCAGGGAATCCAGGCCGAGGAATTTAAAACAAAACCGCCTTTGACATTGTGCATGAAAAAAATAATCACTGACCATGGTTGCGGTGAGGGTGACAGCATTCTTTATATTAAGGCATGGTTGCCTGCCTTGCTCTGCATGGAAAAAATTAAGCGCTTTTTCAACTCCATCTTGTCTGATTTTGTCTTTTTCCATCTCCAATAAAGAATCCCCGGGCATAATATCAATGGCCCATGGTTTCTGATTATAAGTTTCCTGATTATAATTTTCCGGCTCACCCTGAACAGAAGCCTCAAGGAGAAGATTTGCCTTATCACCTGAAATAATTTTTGATGTGCTATCAAGATAATGGGCAAATGTGCGTGCCACCCGGTGGTCAAAAAAAAAATCCGTCAATTCCTGTATAAGCAAATCTCTGGGTAGAGTCTTACAAAACAGATTCAAAGGGATAAGGCTGCGCAGTATTTTAAAATGTTTCTTGACCCAGGTTTGAAACTCTTCCTGATTTACCGGCAGCCTTATATCCTCAAAGCTGAGCCAGTCTGAACATTCCAGGCCGATCTCATCAGATGTTATAAACAGCTCATCATCCTTAAGATTTTCCCTGATACTCCACTCCAGCACCAGGTTACCTGCGGAACCTATGAATGTACGATAGCGAAAGGAAGCTTTTTTGCCAGGTACAACCTCAATGCCATTTTCCAGAACAACTTTTTTTTTACCCTGTTTCAGCTCTCTGCGGAAAAGCTTTTTTGTCCGGGCAAAGAGACAGTTTTTATCTTCAATTTTACCTGTTTTAAGGATATTGCCCATGGCCTTTGTCACTTCATAGGAAATATGGGCACCCATACCGATCCAGGCCAGTTGCTTTTCGTCCCGGCTTTTGGAAGGCCGTGCCAGCACTCTTTTTCTTTCGCCTGTATCAATTTTTAAAATTCTGAGACGCCTTCCGGCAATGTAAACTCTATCTCCCACCTCCATCTGGGAAACAATGGATTGTGGAATATCTGCAATGGCTTTTTCAGATACCTCCAGGATATATTCCTCTTCTGCTTCGGGAAAGTTTCCCCAGATTTTATAATCAAAAAGGTGGTTGCGGTATTGCCAGCCACCTCCAAGGAGACCATTTATTTTAGATTTTTTTAGCCATCGTTTTTTTTCAAGTGATTCAAACAGAAAAGGCAAAATTTCATGCCGATCCGGGAAAAGAGATTGCAGGGACGAAAGAGTGATCCTTTTTTTTTCATAAAGGCAGGATATTACCTGCTGACTCAATACACTGGGCAGTCTCTTGTCGGATGGGGATTCAATCATTCCCTTACGGGATAACTCAAGGAGAGCAAGAAAACGCACCACCTGATCTCCGGAACGTTCACCGCAACAAAGTCCCCAGAAATTGATCCGGTCTTCACGACGATTGGCCCTGCCAATGCGTTGAAGAAAGGCTGATACTGAACAGGGGGGCTCATATAAAAGCACTGCATCCACATCCCCCACATCAATGCCCAGTTCAAGAGTGCTGGTGGCAATACACAGGGCATGAGGTCTCCTGCGGAACTTTTTTTCAGCCATTTTTCGTTCCAGGGGCTTGAGATTGGAATAATGTAATTCTGAAACACCTTGAAATCTTCCAGTTTTATTGACAATGCCAAACAGCCTGTCGCAGGCAGCCCGGCTGTTGACAAAAACAAGTACTTTCCGATACTGCCAGGTATCATACAGGTCATTGAGCAGAGCCGGAATCTCGGATTTCTCCTGTTTAATATGAAGCAGGCGTGCAACTATCTTTCTTTTCACATTTGTAATAATACGCTCTGTATTAACACTGAAATCAAAAAAATCAATAACAGCACCTACTCGGGCAATAGTGGCTGACATGGCTATTTTCTGGAGCACCC of Desulfosarcina sp. BuS5 contains these proteins:
- a CDS encoding alkaline phosphatase family protein — encoded protein: MLYFIINRDLKGFCVISRYIMQKNISKKCILILLDGIGDRSYRQFNHQTPLQAARTPVLDSLSKNSANGLYHAALIGQALPSENAHLLMFGYDITDFPGRGALEALGAGIDISNDDVAILSHFVSLREFGRHLTVEDNKPEVTAEETSEFIKTVSAYETGHVKISFVPTGGIRGIIILSGDVAPYITDSDPFITGMNMISVAPWLNYGNDNFSLNAASALNKYLAWVYQRLKDHPANRMRTDKGKMPINGIVTQRSGRLKKITPFQVRYGLKGLSIASGLVYWGISTFVGMDIEKVTDTKDPADDMAKRLALAHKRIKDGYEFVHVHTKVADEAAHTKDPAAKKAAIEAIDAGIGLEIESIKNDPDILLVVTADHSTPSSGPLIHSGESVPVMFYGTGVRRDNVSEFNEISAAPGVLGNLRGKELIYMILNHLDRSKLHGIMDTPVDQPYWPGVCEPFDNSIKCKK
- a CDS encoding DEAD/DEAH box helicase is translated as MFDSLLLQLPNTFRAFYGAFESLYSIQKDAVLPILSGQDLVLQAATGSGKSEAVLAPCLERVISSGRKTAVLYIIPTRALAMDLKRRFESVITERLGLNLAIRTGDIKRAGGKRPDIMFTTPESLDVMLGSANAVFKGFLFRVGTVIIDEVHPLIHQYRGRHLVYLFTRLERRTGRVLQKIAMSATIARVGAVIDFFDFSVNTERIITNVKRKIVARLLHIKQEKSEIPALLNDLYDTWQYRKVLVFVNSRAACDRLFGIVNKTGRFQGVSELHYSNLKPLERKMAEKKFRRRPHALCIATSTLELGIDVGDVDAVLLYEPPCSVSAFLQRIGRANRREDRINFWGLCCGERSGDQVVRFLALLELSRKGMIESPSDKRLPSVLSQQVISCLYEKKRITLSSLQSLFPDRHEILPFLFESLEKKRWLKKSKINGLLGGGWQYRNHLFDYKIWGNFPEAEEEYILEVSEKAIADIPQSIVSQMEVGDRVYIAGRRLRILKIDTGERKRVLARPSKSRDEKQLAWIGMGAHISYEVTKAMGNILKTGKIEDKNCLFARTKKLFRRELKQGKKKVVLENGIEVVPGKKASFRYRTFIGSAGNLVLEWSIRENLKDDELFITSDEIGLECSDWLSFEDIRLPVNQEEFQTWVKKHFKILRSLIPLNLFCKTLPRDLLIQELTDFFFDHRVARTFAHYLDSTSKIISGDKANLLLEASVQGEPENYNQETYNQKPWAIDIMPGDSLLEMEKDKIRQDGVEKALNFFHAEQGRQPCLNIKNAVTLTATMVSDYFFHAQCQRRFCFKFLGLDSLIQTGGSSNHDKFRTFLMNQGIIHEEQVLGDLKKQGATIISMKTTESQDLCFKAFIEQIDRLIPKIISHNPANDSYGTKPVFLSQCLLKVDDLYQENLNQDGLDMNGIGVPDLLILSAKKINGIKKAVIEVGDIKSSTSPRFHHKWQVAFYAWLLEKIIKFHDISARVAGTGFLIIRSPEKNRQYEKHRFDLKAYLAAFPMLFQTIQFFCSQPASAADHRLQSHCISCDWYPACYQNALENEDIQFLPGLTVGELLKLRKMGCAAIAQTHAALEKISPKNYRAEDPEGRETGFTLEQKKQVLWRCAAFLENRIFLIKKKTRLFPSNISRVFFIHLTKDPLTGLPCALGLQVIDPIDFLGTPIESHVWIMGNEQERKEAWHKFAGLLSNLWEKSIFNNKCPHIFHFGSGSRLDLLQWGEAEQGKEPRFLWQTQPSPWTDLRRVFKAHFYMPAPGVVSLFTLGHLFGCNAEVGHPETLFHNHGAGGPELAKLELAGFKSMVKSSLSIMIELYAKACLYLESQWVQEWDSSLEKDPRVLPYLGFIKEEQRLQENDILTLQELTLQERMLRFRAIGYLSFLHTRLDHEGRFLYILKTSDRTCPSKFRKGDFLKLTPHGIFDIQNGFPVIMAEYDMEAGEISLLSRSGKIHLSRNLLYSIEEDISDWNQAKLIHVATTLFTATHSTEGRPHSLQQLLAGESLGRQSYDSLTWLKKWLTRNNTGLNPSQQSALALPFQYRSSMIQGPPGTGKTHLLGWILIALIMQAHEAKMPLRIGVSALTHQAIDTVLKKVVLLVNQYLPDIFPGHCIKWGKASQPEKSPSEKIQPEKIQSEKIQSEKIDEKNSKLMEVEFRGDASDADDLLAKPWLILGATGYGFYNLFNSKNKDFPSALDWVIFDEASQVPVPQALLSLIYSKGNFLFLGDVNQLPPIVLGDYGEYPEEPAGLLLNRSIMANFLDIYPESHQETLNITYRMNKEICAFPGRTWYESMLHPAPSNAHARLALNKPLHNMVTINPELTHQYDKILDPAKPVVLILTDHQGCSRKSDMEAELMAALAHRLMAHGVPSDQMALISPHRAQNNAIIKRLGDKKMPEDLQLPLVDTIERVQGAERDVIIFGITSSDPDHLLSEFLNSPNRLNVAMTRAKTKLIVIGSSAFFSIIPDSESMLEKNRCFKQLLTHCQKQNAVFHFSSI
- a CDS encoding sugar phosphate isomerase/epimerase family protein, whose protein sequence is MRPKLVLCNFLNDINELKEFAMVHGFSGIDWSFDLDNLPKTPEEESAWVKKMSFFHPLEIRFHCPFNRMDFGHSDYAKSKAAIDVFSSIIRLVAKADFDHVTVHIGLGHNSTQLLSWKDTIVNLRQIVQLGAKQGVKICLENLAWGWTSKPNLFEKLIRKTGAFVTCDIGHAHACESVCTQQYAVSDFIAPHSGNILNAHIYHTELAGVGHVPPEQINDIRHRLDLLQDAGCRWWVIEIREPDGLLQTKKLIDGYLADQGV
- a CDS encoding TIGR04076 family protein, giving the protein MSVSYPKIGNKVVAKVIETKSSCTIGMKVGDEFELSLHKCGEFCGYFYHNILGWVKTLQFGGTFPFGEDPDVQIWECPNSKNRVKIELRRIKE
- a CDS encoding nicotinate-nucleotide adenylyltransferase, whose translation is MQKIEYKTGVIHGRFQILHNDHIKYLLAGKKMCRHLVVGITNPDPFLTRQEDADPNRNAPQANPLTYYERYVMVGSALEEAGVSPREFSIVPFPISLPELYKYYVPMDAVFFLSIYDEWGKKKLNMFKAQGLEINLLWEVPPEKKGISASDVRAGIKNGEPWEHLVPPSVSELIKKWNIVARLKA